CGGTCTGGGCGCTGTAACCAATTTAAATAACCAGTTCCCATGGGGAATATGGATCGGAATTGACGTGGCTGCGGGCGTGGCCCTTGCAGCCGGCGGCTTTACCACTTCGGCCCTGGTGCACATCTTTTACCGGGAAGATTTCCATGTGCTGGTTCGCCCGGCGATTATGACGGCCATGTTGGGCTACACCTTTGTGGCCATCGGCGTCATGTTCGACCTCGGACGTTACTACAATATCTGGCATGTTCCCATTATGGGCAACAGCAACTCGGTTCTGTTCGAAGTAGGCATTTGCGTGATGACCTACCTGGGAACGCTGTACATCGAATTTTTTCCCATTGTAACCGAACGCTTCATCGGACGCGTTCATCTAAAGGGAGTTCTGAAATTTTTAAACAAACCTATCGATCAATTTCTGCGTTTTATGGATTCTTTTTTAGGAAAGACGATGTTCTTTTTCATCATTCTGGGCGTGGTGCTTTCCTGTTTGCATCAATCGTCGCTGGGTACCTTAATGTTAATTGCCGGCAATAAAGTTCATCCCTTGTGGCAGACTCCTGTTTCCCCCCTGCTCTTTTTACTGTCTGCTTTTGCCGTTGGTTTTCCCATGGTCATCATGGAATCGTTAACGGCTTCGCGTTCATTGGGTTTAAAGCCCGAAATGGATGTACTGCGCAAATTAGCCAGATTTGTCGGCCCGCTTTTAGGAATTTACCTGGCTTTTAAACTGGGCGATATGGTCATCCGCGGAACGTATGTTTATCTGAATGAAATAAATTTACAAACCGTCATGTGGGTGATTGAAATGTTGTTCGGCGTTATTATCCCGGTGCGTATGTTTTTCTGGGACAAGGTATTGCAATCGCGCAGCCTGCTTTACTTTGCTTCTTTACTTGTAATATTTGGCGTTTTTATTAATCGCTTGAATGTGTTTGTAATCGCCTACAAACCGCCATACATTTTAGAACAATACTGGCCATCGTTTGGAGAGATTTCGATCACCGTCGGGCTTATTTCCATCGAGATTTTATTATACAGGGCGTTGGTCATGATTTTCCCTGTCATCTCGGTTCCATTAAAAGGCGTAAGCGCCAAAGCAAAATATGCAATTCGGGGAGTAATTCAATGAAAAAGTTAATAACAATTTTCGGTTTTTTGATGATTTTAAGCGTCGTGGGTTGGGCGCAGCGTGTGGAGCATCATGCCAGCTTTCCGTTACGGTGCAGTGAATGCCATTATTGCGAAAAGCCAACCTATAATGAGCCGTGTTTAAAAATTTGTCCGGATTTTATTCGCGAAGGCATTACCGTTCGCCATTCGGTAGAAGATGCTCCGACTTTGTTGATTATCGACACCTTACAAAATCAGTATGCGCCGGCGGTTTTTACGCACCGCTTGCATGCCCAGATGGGAGAAATGATGGGCGGCTGTGAATCGTGCCATCATCACAATCCGCCGGGGAAAGTGCGCCCCTGCATCGAATGCCATAAAGTTGAACGGGACATGAAAGATTTGTCCCGTCCCTCTTTGAAAGGCGCCTATCACCAGCTGTGCATTAATTGCCATCGAAGCTGGGATACCGACTGGAGCAAGACTTCGGACTGTTATTTTTGTCATGAAAAAGCATCGAAAGATGTCACTAAAGACAAACAGCATCTTGAAAAGTTAGCGCAAAAGCGGCATCCCGCGCCCGAAACCCCGGACGTTTATGTGTTAAAAAGCGATTATGAAGAGGGGCCGATAGTAACGTTTTACCATAAACAACACATCGTCGCGTTTGGGTTGGATTGTAAAAGCTGCCATAAAAATAATGCCTGCGCCGACTGCCATAATCCCAATCTCAAAAAAGAAAAAGCGAAACTCGAGCACGATAACTGCCTGCCCTGCCATGAAACGGCCATCGACGAAAATTGCGAAAAATGCCATGGAACGCAAAAAAAGCCGCCTTTTGATCACG
This sequence is a window from Caldithrix abyssi DSM 13497. Protein-coding genes within it:
- a CDS encoding cytochrome c3 family protein; the protein is MKKLITIFGFLMILSVVGWAQRVEHHASFPLRCSECHYCEKPTYNEPCLKICPDFIREGITVRHSVEDAPTLLIIDTLQNQYAPAVFTHRLHAQMGEMMGGCESCHHHNPPGKVRPCIECHKVERDMKDLSRPSLKGAYHQLCINCHRSWDTDWSKTSDCYFCHEKASKDVTKDKQHLEKLAQKRHPAPETPDVYVLKSDYEEGPIVTFYHKQHIVAFGLDCKSCHKNNACADCHNPNLKKEKAKLEHDNCLPCHETAIDENCEKCHGTQKKPPFDHAQTGWPLKPFHKRLPCQGCHKDQVEFSALKTDCNSCHKTNWQVGTFNHSVTGIQLDENHVEIDCETCHLNRKFNQRPQCSECHDDKSFPADVPGKVIKD
- the nrfD gene encoding NrfD/PsrC family molybdoenzyme membrane anchor subunit; protein product: MEEYFKPQPIKRPFLSKGVIILLILAANGIVWSILRFGFGLGAVTNLNNQFPWGIWIGIDVAAGVALAAGGFTTSALVHIFYREDFHVLVRPAIMTAMLGYTFVAIGVMFDLGRYYNIWHVPIMGNSNSVLFEVGICVMTYLGTLYIEFFPIVTERFIGRVHLKGVLKFLNKPIDQFLRFMDSFLGKTMFFFIILGVVLSCLHQSSLGTLMLIAGNKVHPLWQTPVSPLLFLLSAFAVGFPMVIMESLTASRSLGLKPEMDVLRKLARFVGPLLGIYLAFKLGDMVIRGTYVYLNEINLQTVMWVIEMLFGVIIPVRMFFWDKVLQSRSLLYFASLLVIFGVFINRLNVFVIAYKPPYILEQYWPSFGEISITVGLISIEILLYRALVMIFPVISVPLKGVSAKAKYAIRGVIQ